A stretch of DNA from Nocardioides sp. Arc9.136:
CCGGGACCGACTGGCGCGCCGACCCCGCGGCGGCGGGGCGGCTGTTCGCGGTCTTCCACGTCGTCCGAGGCCTCCACGAGCTGCTCTGGTACGTCGCGGAGGCGGCCTCGCTCGTGGACGGCCCGCTCCACGCGGAGCTCGAGGCGGTGCGGGTCCGGCTCGAGGGGCTGGCCGGTGCGGACGCCGACGTCGTCGCCGCGGTCGACGTGGACGAGGAGCGGGCCGGCGCCGTGCCCCTGCTGCGTGCCGCGAGCGAACGGGCCCGCGCCGGCTCGGCGGCGCCCGACCTGCCCCGGGACCTCGTCGGCCGGGACCTGCGCGGCGCCGACCTCGCCGGCGCGGACCTCCGCGGCGCGCTGCTCATCGGCGCGGACCTGCGCGGCGCCGTGCTGGAGCGGACCGACCTCACCGGCGCCGACCTGCGCGGTGCGGACGTGCGGGGCACCGACCTGGCACGGGCGCTGTTCCTGACCCAGCAGCAGGTCGCCGCGGCGGACGGGGACGCGGGCACGACACTGCCCGGGGCGCTCGGTCGCCCCGGGCAGTGGCCGGTGTGAGCGGGTCGCCCGGCTAGTTGCCCGGCTTGTCCGCGCCGACGACCCACATCGCGAAGAACTGGGACCCGCCGCCGTACGCGTGGCCCAGCGCCCTGCGGGCGCCGTCGACCTGGTGCTCCCCGGCCGCTCCGCGCACCTGCAGGGCGGCCTCGCCGAACCGGAGCATCCCCGAGGCGCCGATCGGGTTGGAGGAGAGGACGCCGCCGGAGCAGTTGACCGGCAGGACGCCGTCCATCGCGGTGCCGCCGGACTCGGTCAGCCGCCAGCCCTCGCCCTCCGCGGCGAAGCCGAGGTTCTCCAGCCACATCGGCTCGAACCACGAGAACGGCACGTAGATCTCCGCCGCGTCGATCTCTCGGAGCGGGTCGGTGATCCCCGCCTGCTGCCAGAGGTACGCCGCGGCGTCGCGCCCCGCCTGCGGGTTGACCTGGTCGCGCTCGGCGGCCGTGGTCGCCTCCGAGCGCA
This window harbors:
- a CDS encoding pentapeptide repeat-containing protein, which codes for MAHIDHRSHLRADCARCTGLCCVALAFAPSADFAIDKPAGAPCPHLAGDSRCSIHDRLPERGFRGCTTYDCFGAGQRVVGDVLPGTDWRADPAAAGRLFAVFHVVRGLHELLWYVAEAASLVDGPLHAELEAVRVRLEGLAGADADVVAAVDVDEERAGAVPLLRAASERARAGSAAPDLPRDLVGRDLRGADLAGADLRGALLIGADLRGAVLERTDLTGADLRGADVRGTDLARALFLTQQQVAAADGDAGTTLPGALGRPGQWPV